DNA sequence from the Electrophorus electricus isolate fEleEle1 chromosome 19, fEleEle1.pri, whole genome shotgun sequence genome:
GTGTTTTCCAGCTTAACGTTTTACTGAGCAAGCAGTTTTGTCTGGAAGTGGAAGTGAAAGTGTATCCACGGGCAACTACTGGTTGAAAGCGCCAATAATATTCTGCACAGTGAGAGGACGATATAATTGAACGTTTAGACACGGAAGGTTATATTTATTTGGAAGCTatttaaaaggatttaaaaGCCACGTACAAGGCATTTAATTGAGGGTAGCCTGAGACTAATTTTTCTGTGACACAAGCTTAAAAACATACCCACAAGAGTTATGTTATAGGACCTATTGGGCTGGTTGATCATTTCATTCAACTGAGGTTGTCGTTACTTCATCATAAAGTGCAGCGTATTTGTGATGCAGTGCCCTCCCTTGGCTAACTTTGTTAATGATGATTACTGAGTAATGAAGCAAATGTGTCAGCTCTTAGTGCAGGATCATGGAAATGCAAAGATGAAGTTTTCTCTGCCTCCCACATCCATTCTGGTTTTGATGTTTTACAGGCCCTGGAGAGGTTGCGTCCGTACCTCGTCGATAAGCTGATCGCAGAGCGACATTTTGACTACCTGCGCTCGAAAAGGATCCTGACAAGGGAGGACACCGAGGAGATCAACTGCAGGAGCACGCGGGGCAAACGTGCCGGGAAGCTGCTAGACCTCCTTGCGGAAAACCCCCGAGGGTTAGACATGCTCATCGAATCCATCCAGCATTGCCGAACGGTCAACTTCATCATCGTCAAAATCACAGATGAAGTGCAACGTGTGAAAAACGAAAAACTAGAAGCCCTGAAAGgtatccagtgtgtgtgagcgcgtgtgtgacGAGAACCTGTACACAGTCCCGTTACCAAACATAGTATTACACCCTGAGACTGTGTGAGTGGAATCGGTAGTTACAAACTTACCAAGCTGGCCTTGGAAAAGAGAGCCTCCAGCAGCCCTTCTAGGAGACGAGGGGAACCTGCAAAGAACAAGACGACCACACATGCCtgaaataacactgaaaatgtatataCTCACCCGTAATGTTGCATAAATCCCATGGTTGGCTGCTTAATGTTGTATACACCGACATAACACATGTCTAGAAAAGATCATTTGTCTGCTTTTAACCTTATTGCTGTAATGAGACATTCGAGGCCCAGGGGGGCAGGGTTACCTGTATAAAGGTACCCAGTGGAGCGCagcacctgggggggggggtattgttGTTTCTTAGTTTAGTCTGTGCAGCCTTGTCACTGACATTAACTTGCTAATGATTGCTAAGGGCTTTGAGCTTCTGTGGGAGTAGATTATTGCTCAACTAATCCACCACTAGACTTGTaaatactttcatttattttcacttgTACACCTCACGCTtgctataataataaatgtgtgtgctgcacTACTGAATCATGGGAACTCTTCAATCTAATGTGATGGCCTCTACAGTCACTACACCCACACTACCAAACCACCACAATGTGTGAGCATAAAGATCAGATTTCTGGAGGATGTTTGCGTCAAACCTCTCAGACAACATATGATTTGTGTTTCCAGCTGCAAGTACTTCCAGCTCCAGTTACTCGACCGCGAAGTGCATGGCAGGAGCTACTAACGACCTCTCGAAGACTGACCTGTACGACTACGACAAGTTTTCCACTGTGTGCCTCCACCCTGATGGAGAGGGAAGCCCTGCCTCTTCAGTGGCGAGCAGCTCTCTGAACCTGCAGTGTGTTCCAAGCGGGGTCAGCGCTGTTGCTGCCAGCCTAAATGTCTCCTCAACGTCATCATGCCTTCCCAAACCTGGTGACCCTGGAGCCCCACCCCTTCCGGATGACCTTGAAACAGGGGGGCAGGATATGGATGCTGGAGCTTGTGGGAGCACAGGAAATAGTGGAGATGTCAACTTCCAGCCACTACGCTCCCGTTCCTTGAGCCCTTTTGTCAGTGATGCATgctgaggttttttgtttgtttgttttttttgaaaactcaaaacacacaagtCCTTTCATTTATCTGTCAGTACCTGTCGCAAACACAGAGATGACTGTGACTCCTTCAGATTGTTTGACATGCTAGCAAAGCTCCCTCAGGAAGCTGCACTTAACAACCAGAAACTTCACTGCTCAGCTTTTAATGTTCAGGATGGTgatggtgttccacaaggctccgTGTGCGGACCCTCCCAGTTCACCATACCAAGCAGCCAGATGACTTCCTGAGTGGCACAATCTGTAATGTCATAATCAAGAGTAAAAGAGAACTaagcagtttacatttacactgtaaGTGATGAGCAGTGCCTTTTTTACGACCTTTTATCTTAAAGATGCACTAGTTTAGATTTTTTGAGAAATTCTAGGTTTAAAGATAAGTACCGATTCGTTGTAAACATCAGAGAAGTCATATTTTTAGCTGTTGTTGCTGTGCCTTTTTTGTGTAGCAGCTCCTCAAACATCGTGAACTAGTGCCACTCTCAAAAGATCTTCAAAAGTTAGATGAATGTGTGGGTCTCATTCCAGTTCTTGCCACAAGAGGGCCTAGTATGAGAGCAAAATTGCTTTTAGAAACTTTTATATACTGTCAATATACTGACATAATATTCTGCAATAGGTgtgttattgttactgtttcATGGTGGAGGTGATGAGTGAAACACATGTAATCCTATAACTCACTCAGGGATGGTTCATAGGTCTGCACTTGTCGATGCATTTTGTTCTGCCACGGCAGGTGAGCACACAATATGTAACAAGAAAAGTTACGAGGCTGGGGCTGTTATAGTGGGAATACTAGCTGTCGAGCTAACGTGTAAAGATCCGATTAATAAGTGTcagtaaatatgttaaaatactCTAATTTACACAGCAACCCAAAGATGACAGTTGTTTTGCCTGCTGATGTATTATCCCATTTTGTACATGGTACTAGATGTAGGTGTATGCTCCATGAAAGCTTgcattatattacatataccaaaatgtttcttcttataaatttttcatttaaatattgcatgATGCCTTTTACACTTTTGCATTTGACagcaaaatgtcaaatgttcaagccaaaaactgaaagaaaacctCTATTTAGCCTTTAGGTAGGAAACGGAGGCTTTATGACCATTGCAGTCATTATCCACATTAATAGTTCTGCTGTTGTAGATGTAACAATCACATAGCCAGCTTGCTTTCTCAGAAGTCAGAGagaatatttactgtatttactgctactttatttttaaagctcacAAACCCTTCTTATAAGCCCCTGCATTGAACGTGGAGGTAATGACAAATGTGCAGTGAttttatagaaaaatgtaaaacacaaactCCTGGCCAAGACAAAGCTTAGGTCTTGGCAGTCATgttactttattttatatttgtatgttctGTGTATACAAAAGTTTGTTATAATTTGAGGGGGCTCTATGTATGTAAGGATTTTTGATTATAAGTCATAAATTCTCATAAATACAGTACAAGTGCCACTTTGTCCTGAACCATCATTCCTAAGTCTGTATTAAAAGATGCAGCCAGAGTACTTTACCCCTTTACTGGTAATGAAGCTTCTGATCCCTCAAACGAGGTCTCCCGTACACAGTCTGTTTCTGCTCTGTACTATAGAAAATCACCTCTAGTGTTTTTCTCACCTTCATCTCCTGTCCTGTCATAGTTGTTTGTACGAAGATCTACAGTTTGGTTCAGGATTCCACCTTCTGTGACCCCTCTGTGACCAAAACGTTTCTAAGAGTCATCACTTACCATTGTTTGAGAACTAGCTTGAGGCTTATTTGCAAAGTTTATGAGACTAATTTGTTAACATCCTCTCACTCAGCTGCGACAAACGTGAAACCTATCAGTGTAAATTTAAATTAGGTTTGATATTGACAGTGCAATGTTATCAGTTTGTAAAAGACACTTATTTGAAgtgtctggtttgtttttttttcttcattgatTTGCACTTTTAAAGAAAACCCTTTCACCAGGACTAGTAGATCACTGCTTTGTTGTAGCTTACATAATAACATTTGTCTCTCAGAGATGCAGCACCATTATTGATTGACAGATCTATTCTGTGAATGTGACCAAACTGGATTAATATACGTAATGGAGCTCCTTCCTTCTACACATCTGTGGCTGTGGCGTGTGGGACCTGATCAGATATGTCCCTCACCCTGACACCGGTTCTTCCAGTCTGAGGTAAGCGCAGCTTCGAGAGTCTCAGTtcctctgcagtgctgtgtgtgagatgagacCAAGCTGATGTCTGAGCAGGAGGTGTTGGTGAACAGTGGCTCCAGTGGCAATGTTTCAACACTCAGCTGGCTAGCTAAGGCAGACCTAGACTGCCAGACAGTGGAGGAGCTCAGGGGGAAACTGAAATACTTTTTCATGAGTCCTTGTGAGAAATATCAGGCAAGGGGTCGTAAGCCATGGAAGATGATGCTTCAGTTTGTGAAGATCATCATCATAACTGTTCAGGTAGGAGAACCAAATTACagaaggtgatttttttttttttttttaagattgaAAACAATagttttgcattgttttaatCCAACACCATATGTTATATGAGGTAACAGTATTTTTTGAAATACTTGGAGAAGTCTGTGAGTTTCTTGGTTTTATGTTGTGTGCATTTCCATCATTTGATGCTAGTTCTGATCTGGTCCATCAGGTGTCATTTGAAGCCACTGTCCGCATGCTCTTTAATTCATAACACATTCATAATACACAAATAGCACTTCACTTGTATAAGAATCAAACTTCTTTTAATCAGACAGACCAACCACCAAGGATTGGGTTAAaatttcagtgtcactgttttGCTTTCGTTATCAAGGTTTGCGTTTCACATCTTTAACTCCTATTACAGTTAGTATCTTTTGGACTGAGCAATGAGATGATGGTCACTTTCAAAGAAGAGAACCTCCTGGCCTTCAAACACCTCTTCCTTAAGGACTACAAGGACCGGGGCAGCACGTATGCAGTCTATACAAAGCATGAAGTCCACGACCATATCGACCACATCATCATGAGGGTAACAGGGAAACCGGGAAACCATGTTTCAGACTTCACATGATTTAGCTGTAATGTCATTAGGTTTGAATATAGACAGTTTGATGCTGCCAATTCACAGTTAGGGTTACAGTCCTACAGAAGTCTTTATATGTTATTAATGTGAGTCAAACATCTTGTGTTTTAGCCAAAACGCAACTGATTTCACCTTATTAATGGACTGTCGTTTCTGAGTTTAAAACAAATATCTAAAATCAGGATGGAAGCAAATGGTTCCTGAAACATTTTGCAATTATTATGAAATGACTTTGCCTCTTGTTCTAGTTTAGTATCTGATTACATTGGGTGCATGTCCTAGATAGCAGTGTGGTAAAGATGCATGACAAGGTGGTGGAATTCTCTGTCTCTTCAATGTGTTTTCTGTAGTCCTTAtctgttttttgtctttctttttaactGTCAGTACTTGAACCTGCAGAATGTGACCGTGGGCAATCATGCGTTTGAAACAGTGAATGGAGTGGTTACCCCTCTTTCCCTGTGTCAGGAATTCTATCGCCATGGCAACATCTCCCCTGAAAACGACTCATTTGACATTGATCCCCATGTCGAAAAAGGTTTTGTACTTACAGCATAATTTGTGCAGGAACACACATTCTCTGCAGGAAATAACTAGTAGCTATGATATTGCCTGTCTTTATTGCTCTTTTAAATCatacaaacatttactttttgttCTGGCAGagtgcatttatatttatccTATGAACTCCATGGAATATGAAGTCTTTCCAAATGATGCAAACTtcacactgcattttaaaaggTACGCATTCTGTTAAGTCTTTGAAAGGTACCTCTTCTTTTAGTGTTTAAAACATACCCTTTCTGTtagtctttaaaatgtatattttttgttAGTGTTGCAAGTCGACTCCCTGCccattcactctgtgtttgtttgtctgcctgCATTACACTAGCAGTAAGCCTAGCTATGATCTCCAGGCTTTTGGAGCCTGAGTATGAACTTACACTGATTAGCTTCTTCTAAACTCAGCAGGTGTTTAGGTTGTAGCTCATCATGTCTCACCTTACAGACTGTTATCTGTGAACATCTATCTCAAAGTGAAGGCTATTAATCTGCAAACAGTTCGTCACGACGAGCTACCAGACTGCTACAACTTCAGCATTGTGGCAAGTGAAGACATTATTCACGTCCCTGTCCACACGAACCAACTCTAAAATTCTGTCATTATGGTTTTTCTTCTAGCATGTGGGACACAACTGCATTGACCCATTTTACCctgaattaattcattaaaataaaagattacaGTTATTAATCagaatgatttattatttgtttatgtcaCCTTATGAATGAAATGCTAGCATCAGCATGTTTACTTTGCTTTGGGTTCAGTCATAATTTCCTTTGTGTAAGTTCCACATTGCATTCTGTAATAAGGAAGGGAACTCGTTTCTGCATGCGGTATGCTCATCATAAGGAAAAAACCCACTTCCCATTCAGACCTACTATAACAGTTCACTGTAACTGCATGCTCTCCAAGAAAGGCACACTGAGCTTATCTGTTCACATGCTGCATTGCCTCTGTGTAGTTCCTGCTGGGGTTTTCCAGTACTGTGTCACAGCCGTTCCATGAGTTGCCTGGAATgaccaataaaataaatcataaataaataataaaatcacaGACAGCATCGTGTAGATTTTCGAAGCAGTGTTTAAAACTGATGTATTAGGCTCTGATTTAAGCTTAACAGCATCAGAGATGAATAGTGCTATAGTTAcagccagagacacacacacacacacacacagtacatgaaTAAAGCTTTGTGCACTGCAAACAATTgtctttgtttacaaaaatcTCACCCCCCACTAATTTTAAACCTGTCAAAGATTTAAGATTAGTCATTTAAAAGCCAAattttaagttttttaaatttgtaaattCTTTTTGAGAAGCATTGTGTtctttttaatcacattttgtCAAGACTGTGATCAGTAATATCTTGTAGTTAATTCTGTTACTTTTGTGACTtccttttttatgtgttttctgtttctataGATAGAGTTTGACAACAGAGCCCACAGTGGACGGATTAAAGTGTCTTTAAACAGCAATGCTGAGATAAAGGTCTGCAAGGAATGGACTGTCTCAAACTCCAGTGAGTTGATTTGTTGCagtttacattattttactgaaatttattgtttacaaatgtttcagattGTGAGTTTCATTctatatttataaattaaatatattcataaatgggggaaaaaaagcttttagcCAGTGCTTGAGTAGTTCTGTGTATTATTTATCCAGTATTTGATGTTTTGTATATTATCCTCTAAATGATGCTACCATGAACATTTATTAGTTGTGTTCACTGCTAAAGTTCAACGATTAGTGGATATTATAAACTTTTGTTCATCTATTTGATAAACAAAGAACTTTCTGGATGTAGAGTCCTAAAtgtagattttgttttagatacAGTTGGATAGGATTCACTATTTGTGAGCCTCTTATACTGGTTTCGTTTTACTGAAGACAGCTTTAAGAGCTGGGTATGCCCCGCTCCAGTTCTAGGGGACAAAGCCCAGCACAGTTTGgatatttttttgttaaaaaacacCTAAACTTGGCGGTAAACTGATCAGTTCAGTCAGGGGGGTTTGTGCCAGGGTCTGGAATGTGAACTGGGCTGGAATTTGGCTCTTCGGACACTGAGCTCACCACCCTGGTCTAGAACACACTTTATACTTCGTAGAAAATAAAACGGCTGATAGCTATTCTGTAGTTCTGAAATGTGAAGTGTCCTTCTGCTCATTGCCGTACGTgtgagagcagagcagacagagtGATTGGTGACCGTTAGATGAAAGGTGCGATGTTTATCATGACAGACGCTGTGAGTCACTTCCTGCTGATCGTGCTGTTTGACTCGCTGGTCATCGTGGTGTGTCTGCTGTCGCTGGTTCTGTGCACACGCTCGGTGTGTGCCAGTGTCCGCCTGCTGCTCGTGAGTCTACACCAGCTGACCTGCACAACCTGCAGGGCCATGCAACACCTGCGTCACCTGTAGCATTTGAGTTTGTCACACAGTGAATGAACCCTccgtttgttttgttttagtaagaATTACAGACTCTGCTTGTCTATAAAAGTTGATATTCAGTTTAAGAAAATTTCTAAAtttgcaggttttgttttttgcctttttaaacaCCTAATTTATAATGGATCATATATAgcacagaagaaacagaaaacaagcaatTCCAGTTTCTGTGAGTTATAGTTAAAAGCTGACGGTTTGGGCTCTGTAGGAGTACGTTTGGTTTATCTCTGAGCATCATGGGACAGTGTCATGGTCCGATCGCATGCAGTTTGTCAATGGATGGCACATTCTGATCATCCTCAGTGACGTACTGACTATTACTGGATCAGTTCTCAAAATCTGCATCCAGAGCAAAGTGAGTGACGCccccatacatgcacacacatacgcatgtgcacgcatgcgcgcacacacacacacacacacacacacacacacacaaacgcgcgcacacacacacacacacagtgggtttGTGCCAGGATCTGGAGTGTGAACTGGAGTTTGGCTCTTCGGACACCGAGCTCACCACCCCGGTTTAgaacacacttcacactttGTAGAAAATAAAACGGCCGGTAGCTATTCTATAGTTCTGAAATGTGAAGTGTCCTTCTGCTCATTGCCATACGTATGACGGCAGAGCAGACGGAGTGATTGGTGATCGTGAGATGAAAGGTGCGATGTTTATTTTGACAGATGCTGTGAGTCACTTCCTGCGGCTAGTGCTGtttgacacacacgcacacaaaaacacccacactcagccatgcatacacaaactTCAAAATATTAAGTGCAATTTAATGACTTCAAATGACATCATTTATTCTTGAGTTACATAGATGtgaaccattttaaaaatgattaccTCTTAATCTCTAATTTATGATTAGAATTAGCCATTAGTCCTAGTAATCCCAGAAGTGATTTCAGATGTACAGATGTAGTAAAAGCCATTAGGTCTGTCTGGACTTTGTTTTAGGAGCTGACAAACTACAATGTATGCAGTATTTTATTGGGCACCTCCACCATACTAGTGTGGACTGGAGTCATGCGTTACCTGGGCTTCATCAAGAAATATAATGTaagataaaaatgaacaaagttATATTTAAGAACACAATTATATACACTTtataaacactgtaaacaatTATAAACAGTGTAAACATAATACTACtttattataaacactgcaaacaTAATACTACTGTATTATAGACATTATTGTTCACATACTGCATGTGTATACAGACTAGGTATTTCAGAGTAggtatttaagtattttaacaATTACACATTTAAAGGACTAATGTATGCATTTAAACAGTTATTGATCGCTGAGTTCACATGAAATATGGAACAGTTTTAACTTAAATCTGCAAACTGGGAGCAGCTTGTTAAATTCTGCTTCAGTCTGAGAACTGGGCCTCATCTGACCTCTAGATCCTCATCCTCACACTGAAGGCGGCACTGCCCAACGTCATGCGATTCTCCACCTGTGCTGTGCTCATCTACGTCAGCTACTGCTTCTGCGGCTGGATCGTGTTGGGACCGCACCACGAAAATGTGAGACTCctttgcgcacacacacacacgcacacacacacacaggaggagcaTCATGTTCAACAGATCATTCTCTCCTGTGCTTCCGTGGCCTCATTCTCTCCAGATATTTACGAAACCCTATGCAAGTCACATTAGGTGTGTCCAAAAACATGACCTAGTGCAGGGAACCactggacaagaaaacacaattataaaaacacaaaacagccacTTATGTATTCCTGATATGAGCTACAGGAAACATATTCTATGtctctgagaaaaaaagaaaaccattagGGTATCGTGTGAGTTTAGTCCCAAGCCGTTTCTGCTCAGTTTCGTAGCTTCAACACTGTGGCGTACTGCCTGTTCTCCATGATCAACGGCGACGAGATCTATTTGACCTTCAGCAAGCTGCGGGAGAGGGGCTCCATGGTGTGGCTCTTCAGCAGGGTCTACATCTACAGCTTCATTTCCATCTTCACTTACATGGTCCTCAGCCTCTTCATTGCCATCATCACCGAAACGTACGAGACCATCAAGGTGAGGATGCCCGAGCAGCGCAGGTGCACAGACCGTGCGGGTGCCGCTGGTGTGAACTATCCCCTGTTACTCTCAGCAACATGTTTGATTCCATTCTGTATTCGGCCCAGTTCATCTTCTGATGATAGGGGGCAAAAACACTATTGTactattaaatatgtaaatatttctctctTAATGAAAGCACCTACCAATTGCTATTAATGTAAATAACTGCAACCACTGCAGTACAAATGCCCAGAATCTGATATGCACTACAGAAGAATATGTGAATACTAAACCAGACACCTGATTCTAGAGTCAGATGCTTCCGTGTATATCAGTAAGACTGAGTGCTGACAAACTGTCTTGTGTGCCGTGTTCTATGTCCCATGTCCTAtgtctgtctcctgtgttcCGTGTCCGTGTGCTATGTCTGTGTCCTGCATGCAGcaacagcagaagcagcaggatGGCATGGTGTTCTCTGAGCTTCAGGCCTTTATCACCACATGCAAAAACCATCCAACCTTTGGCACATAC
Encoded proteins:
- the mcoln3a gene encoding mucolipin-3; the protein is MSPCEKYQARGRKPWKMMLQFVKIIIITVQLVSFGLSNEMMVTFKEENLLAFKHLFLKDYKDRGSTYAVYTKHEVHDHIDHIIMRYLNLQNVTVGNHAFETVNGVVTPLSLCQEFYRHGNISPENDSFDIDPHVEKECIYIYPMNSMEYEVFPNDANFTLHFKRLLSVNIYLKVKAINLQTVRHDELPDCYNFSIVIEFDNRAHSGRIKVSLNSNAEIKVCKEWTVSNSNAVSHFLLIVLFDSLVIVVCLLSLVLCTRSVCASVRLLLEYVWFISEHHGTVSWSDRMQFVNGWHILIILSDVLTITGSVLKICIQSKELTNYNVCSILLGTSTILVWTGVMRYLGFIKKYNILILTLKAALPNVMRFSTCAVLIYVSYCFCGWIVLGPHHENFRSFNTVAYCLFSMINGDEIYLTFSKLRERGSMVWLFSRVYIYSFISIFTYMVLSLFIAIITETYETIKQQQKQQDGMVFSELQAFITTCKNHPTFGTYKLDQEPSSYL
- the bcl10 gene encoding B-cell lymphoma/leukemia 10, which encodes MDVSHLTEDEMAEVKKEALERLRPYLVDKLIAERHFDYLRSKRILTREDTEEINCRSTRGKRAGKLLDLLAENPRGLDMLIESIQHCRTVNFIIVKITDEVQRVKNEKLEALKAASTSSSSYSTAKCMAGATNDLSKTDLYDYDKFSTVCLHPDGEGSPASSVASSSLNLQCVPSGVSAVAASLNVSSTSSCLPKPGDPGAPPLPDDLETGGQDMDAGACGSTGNSGDVNFQPLRSRSLSPFVSDAC